DNA sequence from the Malus domestica chromosome 11, GDT2T_hap1 genome:
ACATAATCTTCTACCTCTTCCGTAGAAGCGTCATCTTCCACCTGTTCAATGAAAAAGTCATTTTCTAAGTCCCttgatatttttttactttctctGATGAAAGGAGATTAAAATAAGAGTTAGGGTTTTAAGGTAGACAAATCGTCTCCCACACtcaacctcttttttttttttttaaattaagcaAAATAAGATAATAAATGTCCTTATCagtcattttttacttctctcacacctttttagttttcggccgtcaaatcggatgaattgaagaaaatcaacggacataaattaacaaggagtgtgtgaaaagtaaaaaggaaTGTGCGGATAGCACACCCTATGTATATGTAGCTAGAGTGTGAAAGTTGCTACGCATTGCAAATACTATTCATATACTAAAAATCATTAAAAGTTTGTAAGAATAATATCGAAAGATAGATTTTTCTACATGTTGTGGAACACGAAAGGAAAAATTTTCTTAGAATGCCTGCATGAAATAAATCTCAATTGTGTAATAGATGTTTAGTAACACAGAAGACATACAAACAATCAATTTGAACCTATTTTGGAGAAAATCTTAGGGTCTATTTGGTATTCTActtgaattcaactttttaaactcaaaaataattttcaagttttaagccTTACAAACTTGTTTGGTATAACTGTTTTAAAAAACTGAACTAAAAAATACAGtatattctctaaaaacataaaaaatgagtttttcgagtttttaaacttaaactcattCCTTTcatttctctccctcttcctctctcactccaaatctatctctctctctccttttttttttatctttttcatcTCTCCTCCAATCCGCTTTTTTCATTCTCTcagttctttctctcactcgtcttcctctctatctcgtctgatcctctctcttctttctctttccttcaatcatctcttacttcatttcctcctctctcatctttctccctctcctagaccccctctttttagatctctttgtttagtttaagttgtaagatttaaaaattttaaatcgcaagccaatcaagttttttagtcttaaagaaaattgttttcaaaaaatgttttgagaaatgataaaaaatttcaaataagatACCAAACAGGCActtgaattcaactttttaaactcaaaaacaattttcaagttaagCCTTAAAAATTCGTTTAGTAGGACtgttttcaaaaactgaactcaagacaaactaaaaaatatagtctattctctaaaaacataaaaaaatgagtttttaaacttaaccttacttttttcttttctctcccttctctcctctcactccaaatctatctatctatctctctctctctctctctctctctctctctctctctctctctctctctctctctctctccttttttttctttttaaatctttttcttctctcctgcaatccgctctcttcattctctcatcttcctctctatctcgtctGATCCTCTCTTCTttatctttccttcaatcatctcgTATTTTCTTCCctcctctctcatttttttttctctctctctctcgtgcaACCCTTtctttttagatctctttgtctagttgaagtcgtaagatttaaattaaatcgcaaatcaatcaagtttttgaatcttaaaaaaaattgttttcaagaaatgttttgagaaatgataaaaattttcaaataggataccaaataAACCCTTACTTTCTACAATTTTACTCAACTTGTATCCAACATTCACTAGTCATAACTTTTTTACAATTGTCGAGTTGTAACTAACAAGTGTCAAACATGCATTGGCCGTAAAAAACAAATAGTAAATATTACCTGCCACAATTGTATTTAACGAGTGTGTAACATGCACTGATTATAACTGACATATCGTTGTTCGAGTATAGATAAAGGGTGTTTAACATGCACTGGTCATAATTGACACATAGTCATTTATTGCTTACAACAATTGTCTCACATGCAGTGGTTGTACCATCACATATTCAGCTATTGGGGCCCAAAAATATCACACACCAACCCAACCAAGTCTCAAGGCCCAATTGTCATGCAAAGCCTACATTCAAGCCCAAACACATGCCAAGGCACATGATTGATGAAGGATATACTTACAAACATGTCATGCCACGATGATTAAGCCAGATATTCACGCCATGCTCATGCTTATTCATCACGCCATGCTTCCTTAGCCACAATTCATGCTAAGCCCAAGTCACATATTCGGGGCTTGTCAAGTGGAATGTGGTGTGGATGGTTACAGAAGGTTATCGGGCATACGTGGAATCAAGGTCATGGAATACTTTGGGCTGCTTAGGGGCCCAAATATCCAAGCCCATACCCTTTGTATTTCACGCAAACATCATTAAGAAAGAATTAGCCTAGTTTACCCATTTCCCTAGCAAGCCAACTCATTTAGTTAGGATTAAACTAGATTCTTGCATTAAATGCATGCTAAGCCCAGCAAGTCAAGCATTTAATGCTGATTTCCCCTTCCCAACCTACACAGACAACCAACGTGCGAAAGCCATAAGGAGCGCTACCAGAAGTAGCGCTTGCGGAAGGTTGTCCTAGGAAAGCCGCGTTCTCGGGAAGAAGCAAACTACAGGTCTCAACAGTGCAACTATCTTACAACAAAATGGGAATAATATGAGGGTTAGGTAGAAAAGAGGGGAAGACCAAGCCACAAAGGGAGATTCCTTTGAAGCCTATAGAAGAACCCTTCACTTACATAAGAAGGGAAATGCCATTACAAAAAGGGAGATTGGAAGAACATAGAGAGGGAGACAAAGAAAACGTAATGAGAGAGAACCACCCAGGAGGAAGCCTAAAAAGTTCCACTTAGCCCAGAAGCATACTCCAAGCCCCAAGTATCACCATCTATACAACCTTAGTAATTTCCATAGTTCTGCATCAAACATCCCCAACCATTAGAAACTTTACTATCACCCTAGGAAAGCCCAGATTATCCAGTAAATAATGCCATGCAACCTTGCAAATATCTTCTCTCTCATGTAAACTAATAATCTTCTAGCTTCCACACCACGCTTCACTTAAGCAAGTCATTATCTTGATTATTCATGCTATCTTCGAGCCGTTGATGTTACCAGGGTATTTCCTAAGACAAGCTAACTCTTTCGAGATATCTCGGGACTTGTTACGAATCCGTACGAAGGGAGACAAGAGGACATTCTCAAAGCCCAAGTTCACCTTAACCTAAAAGTCCCCCAACatcagcatatatatatatatatatatatatatattttttttttttttttttttgggtcgaaTAAATGGCGTATATGTGAAACCCCACccccaaaactttatgtaatttcacatTTTCCCTTAAAAATATACGAGATTACATTTTCACCCTCACTATTCTACCCAATCCGGATCTACTTTATAGATTTTTTCTCAAATTCTCTCATCTCTCtgcctgccacgtggcagctccCTCACCatatctctcattctctcttttctccccGAGCACTATCTCTCTCACCATCGGATCTCTCTTGTAGCTCACCATTTCCTTTCCCCGATCGACACACACACTCACCCACAACCAAACCCAAACGATCGCCAacaccatcatcatcattatATAACTCtatcctttctctctctatctctctctatctctctttctttctctctctctctctttatcttTATAAAGCTCCAAGGCACCCAGAGAGCACCTAAAACTAGGTCCAGCGAATCCCTACGATTCTTGAGCTAAACCCGGCCACCCCACGGTGTATCGAAGGTAAGAAAACACTTTCCCTCACATTGCACTTCATTTTAGTACTTGAATCGTGCCTTATGGTGGTAGATCGTCGTCGACCGAAGCTCAGAAGGCTCCGGTCTTTGTTCCGTCGAGAACCGAGTCAAAAGACCCACACTCGGAAACCTATAACCCACCAAACTAGGCCATTCGGGCCGTGACCAACATCGGGCCCTTAGCCCGTTGAACCTCCAGCCAGCAAAAACCTAAAcccaaaccttttttttttatttaaaccctaaaacccttaCTTTGGGCAAGGCCTTCAAGCCTAAGGCCCGGTAGAACCTAAAACCCTACAGACCCAGGCCTTTGGGCCTTGCATAGCTTGGGCTTTCGGTCCAAAAAACTTAAGCCAAAGATCCTAGGCCCAAGATCCCAGGCCCAGGCCCAAACACGGTCCAAACCTTAAGCCTAGAGGCGCATGAGCCTGCATATGGGTGTCTGTCGGTGCCGACTTGTGGAGCACACGTGCCACCGTCCACAGCAGCGCTAGCGACTTTTTCGGTAACCCACGGTGACATGTGGTCGCTGAAGTCACCACCTTGCGACGGGCGCGTAGGGGTACCCAAGGTCCCCTTTTATGCTTTTTAACGTCCTAAATCCATTTATGACATCCGTTTTTTGAAATTCAATCGTttaagtatagttttttttaattggaccctttatgtgcttaggtgcgattATTAGCGACGATTCCGTCCTTCCTATTTCGTACAACTCTTCGATGACAGAGTatatgtgagtggacccctttaaaatgcatgttttaatagtaaaaATGCATACATAAagagcatgatttaatggttatgttttataagtaaattagatttacactGTATTATTATCATACTTTActaagaatattttggaataccatactttatcgaaacttatgttctttgtagtatatatgatggatgactatatactatttatgaacatgtCTTTAcacttctttgtagtatatatgatggatgactctATGCTAGGAATatgattttgagatatatgtatctatgtttggaaagattatattCAATGGTTTTGTGCGTATCTAGTGGTCACATATATGCCTTCAGGTGGGTGTTGTAGGAGCCTACGGGGGATTGATACATGTATGCCTTCGGGTGGGTGCTGTAGGAGCTTACGGGCGATTGATATTTGAAGTATTTATGAAGGAAGGCCTTCAAGCAAATGGAGAGTTCTATGTGCCTTCAGGCGACACTAATACCACTATTTAGCACACTATATACTACATATGTTTTGTGAGagattttatggcatgctagggttttcgaaaaaacctatcacatattatgctattagttttcataaaactttggggATTAGTATGTTGAATAATTCTTTcagtattatttatatataacttggtccactcatgtttgttttgcgccccctcaggacATAGGAACAAGGCGTACAATCCGAACTatgaggcattcccctaccagtgatATCGTGACTTCATCTCTGTTTTGACATCATATAGCAACCTTCCGTTGTATTCTAAATTAGatatatgctctgaacatgtcatgcacTATTACTATCTTTATCATTGTTGGCAGTTGAATATtagtatattatttttatgtagtTCAAACGAAATTTATACGAATGATTTACATGTTCTcagcatatgcattcattaaatggcttgcgtcaccctcaggtgtcggccaacacgtggcCATCCCGATGTCCTTCAGACATCAGAATCGGGGCGTGTCAGTATATGAATCATGTAATACACTTGTTGAGTGCAACGAAACGACTACACGTTTTCACTCCCTTTTAAGAAACAGAATTAAATGCTCTTGAAATATCGCtggtaaataataataaaataatacaaacttAATTCAGCGtagtgagagagaaagaataaCTGCACACAATTTTTTCTCTTCGTATaaactcttttttatttatttatggttataaaattaaataaatcaaataagaaCAACGTACAAAATTAAACAAGAGTGTATACGAAAAAAATAATGTGCCAGCGTGTGGAGCACACGTGCCACCGTCTAGGGTGACGCCAGCGACTTTTCCAGCGACCCACGGCTGCATGTGGTCGCTGAAGTCGCTACCTTGCGACGGGCGCGTAGGGGTACCCAAGGTCCCTTTTATGCTTTTCAACGTCCTAAATCCATTTATGACTTCCGTTTTTTGAAATTCAATCGTTTAAgtgtagttttttttaattggaccccttatgtgcttaggtgcgattATTAGCGGCGATTCCGTCCTTCCTATTTCCTAAGGCTCTTCGACGACGGAGTATTTATGAGTGggccccttctaaaatgcatgttttaatagtaaaaatgcatacatgaagAGTATGATTTAATAGTTATGTTTTATaagtaaattagatttacatTGTATTATTATCATGCTTTActaagaatattttggaataccatactttatcgaaacttatgttctttgtagtatatatgatggatgactatatactatttacGAATATGTCTTTAcacttctttgtagtatatatgatggatgcctatatgctatgaagatgattttgagatatatgtatctatgtttggaaagattatattcaagggaactttaacaaaaagctctcggtactgttcactttaacaaaaaaccacattttttacactaaaaatgcaatactagtactattcactttaccctttattttatccttatcgttaaaactcaaagttttcaagcctttttcattagttttccttatattcaATGGTTTTGTGCGTATCTAGTGGTCACATATATGCCTTCAGGTGGGTGTTGTAGGAGCCTACGGGGGATTGATACTTGTATGCCTTCGGGTAGGTGTTGTAGGAGCTTATGGGCGATTGATATTTGAAGTATTTCTGAAGGAAGGCCTTCGGGCAAATAGAGAGTTCTATGTGCCTTCGGGCGACACTAATACCACTATttagcacactatatacgaCATACGTTTTATGAGagattttatggcatgctagggttttcgaaaaaacctatcacatattatgctattagttttcataaatctttgggggttagtatattgaatAATTGTTTcagtattatttatatataactTGGTCcattcatgtttgttttgcgccccctcaggacATAGGAACGAGGCGTACAATCCGAACTATGAGGCATTCCCTTACCAGTGATATCGTGACTTCATCTTTGTTTTGACATCATTGTAATAGTACCTTCCGTTATATTCTAAATTagatgtatgctctgaacatgtcatgcacTATTACTATCTTTATCATTGTTGGCAGTTGAATATtagtatattatttttatgtagtTCAAACGAAATTTATACGAATGATTTACATGTTCTcagcatatgcattcattaaatgacttgcgtcaccctcgggtgtcggccagcacgtggccATCCCAGTGTCCTTCGAACATCaagatcggggcgtgtcagtaTATGAATTATGTAAGACACTTGTTGAGTGCAACGAAACGACTATACGTTTTCACTCCCttttaagaaacaaaattaaatgTTCTTGAAATATCGTtggtaaataataataaaataatacaaacttAATTCAGCGtagtgagagagaaagaataaCTGCACAAAACTTTTTCTCTTCGTataaactcttttttttatttatggttataaaattaaataaatcaaataagaaCAACGTACAAAATTGAACAAGAGTGTATACGAAAAAAATAATGTGCAATTATCACTTCTTAATAAAGTATTTCAAACAAATAGTTACGATGTTTaagtaaaatttttttttttggtggtaaATTTGAAGTTATAAGAATATATAAAATGAACACGTAAAATAgtaaaaagaaggaaaacatAAAATGAAAGTACTATATTGGTGGCTGAAGCGCTACGCTCAGAGATGCACTCAACTTTGCAAAATAGATGGGtttctttaaaatttatgtggAGGGATTACTCTAAATTAGTTATTGATCTGTGGAAGATAGGGGGGTTATGTCCCTTGGAGAACTGTTGAAAACATTCGTTAATTGCCTTCATCCTTTCGTTATGTAACTTGAACGCATATTTATCGGTAAACAAACTTTGTGATTGATATTGTGATTAATGTGAGTTTATTCTTCTCTAAAGTTTATATTCGGGATATGACTATTCTCTTCCGACTTCCGACTACTCTTACTTTTATATTTGATTGTAATGATACTGATTATTTGCGAGGTTTCTCGCTTTAGTTGATTCTATTTTtgaggtaaaaaaaattaaaaaaaaccatgCAGCCTAACGTTCAGTTGACCAACAGTAACAAAACCCCACTATTTAAttaaggaaactttaacgaaaagcaccagtactgttcactttaacgaaaaaacacatttttacactaaaaagtcaatcatgttactattcactttaccctttattttgtccttatcattaaaactcaaagttttcaaacccttttcattagtttccttttaattaactccccccctctctctctctctctctccccaatattttataattaccttccaaaaagaaaaactcCACTATCCAGAAATATTACCCCCCACTCccctcccttttctcttttctccatctctctctctctctctgctttttGCAGCTTCGCATCCCCCAACTCCAAAGTCCcaacctccctctctctctcttcaaactCAATTTCACACCCCCCATCccttcaaaaccctaaaaatctcTGATCTCAACCCGACCCATTTCCTGCCGGCTCCATATACCCAAACCCACTTTCCACCCGACCCAAAATCGGCGCCGATCCGATCTTCCCGGGCTCCTCCCATTACCAGAACCCAACTTCGGAGCTCCGAGAACAGTTGGCTCGGGCACAGACGCGCagagagggggagagaagaGTACAGGGGAGAAGAAATGTACAAGAACCAGCTGCAAGAGCTGGCCCAAAGGAGCTGCTTCAACTTGCCTTCCTACACGTGCATTCGGGAAGGTCCGGACCACGCGCCCAGGTTCAAGGCCACCGTCAACTTTAACGGCGAGATCTTCGAGAGCCCTCACTACTGCACCACTCTCCGCCAGGCTGAGCACTCCGCCGCCGAGGTCGCCCTCAATTACCTCTCCAATCGCGGCCCATCTCACTCTCTTGCCGCTAGGATTCTGGTTAGTTCTCGCTCCTTCTCTTCACGCTGTTAGGCTTCCTTTAGGGTTTTTGCGCGCGTGGTCCTCAGTCGCCGCTCGGTTTCTCGTTGATCAGTTACCGTGTGAACATGATGAGTTCGGAAATTGAATTcggtaatttaaaaaattaaaatttgttttctgTAATTTCGAAATTTAGGGGTTTGCTAATGTGCGCCGTGTAAGTGATCAAGCTTGTCCTGCGCACCGGAGTTGCGCGGGAGTCGGAATTTTGGATCAGTGATCACTGGCCGGCCAGGATTAGGCTTTTGAGGTTGGGAACTGGGGTGAGGTTTACGAAATGACCGAAATGTCCCTCTTCATTTTGTACTCGATGGCTTTGGGGATTTCTTAAAATCCAGTTTGGATTCTCTGAATTCTGAAAAAGCCGACGACCCTGCTAAGGCTAACTGGAAATGTCAGTAATTAAATACTTCGGAAAGGGGTATTTTGGTCATATTAAATTGTGGGTTTCCAGAGTCAACTATATGGAACCTGTTCTTTCTAGTTGACCGCCTGATTGGTTGCCGGGAAAACAGGGCAAGTCATTTTCCTTTCGCAACTTGTCATGTGTATTGGTGAAATTAGGAGGAAATTTGATCTCATGAAACTTGATTGTCTAGTTTTTGATGGAAATTGAAATGCATTCTAGTTAATAGGCATCAAGGAAGTTTTAGTTTTCTTGCTTAATCTATGGTTTTCGGATTGGTTGCGAATTGATATGACACCTGAACAGTCCTCCCTTCCAATAATATGTTGGACACATTGGCAATTTTGTTGTCGAAATTCAAATTTTGCTACCAAATGTAATTAGTTTAACCGGGCCGGTGTAACTTTACCAATGTCATTATCGCTTTGATGTGTTGGTGTCCAATGCGTTTTGCGATTTGTTTTGTTGTCTTGATTCTGATAAGGCATTTGTTTTGCTCAGGATGAGACGGGGGTTTACAAGAACCTCTTGCAGGAAATTGCTCAAAGGGTAGGAGCTCCGTTGCCGCAGTACACAACCTTCAGGTCTGGCCTTGGCCACCTACCTGTTTTCACCGGGGTAGTTGAATTGGCTGGAATCACATTTACGGGGGAAcctgccaagaacaaaaaacaagcagagaagaatgcagcaatGGCAGCTTGGTCGTCTTTGAAACAATGTGAGTCCCTGCATACTAGTCAGACTTATATTTCATCGCATTATAATTTCATATCACAATGCTTGCCCCTTTGCTTGAATTTGGTTTTAGTTTAGTCCCCATCTTAATCAAATTAGTTGAACTAATGTGGtgcattaaacaacattttgCATCTGTTGCTTGCATTTTAATGTTCTCATTGGCCACATATAAAACAGTTTCTGACTTTTTGTCATTTCTTTCCGTATGATACTCACTATGAAATTCATGCGATATTGCTTTGAAGTCATTCTTACATATTATGTTCtcgttaaaaaatatatatggacTTGGTTAACTTTATGTGTTAAACTTGGTGATGAATTATGAGAGTCGAGGTCTTAAGTTTAATAATTTTGTGTTTAACTTGAATCACCTGTTTTCTATTGGACAGTGGCAAAGGAAACTGCAAGCTCTTCGTCTGAGCCAGAGAACAATGATGAGCTGGAACAGATCACTATAGCACGAGCCTTGCTCAATTATCGTATAAAGGAAAAGATGACGATGGCAAATCCAACTGCTCCAATTCTATTTCCGAAGAAGTTTCCAGTTCAGAACCGCAGACCTACAAGTCCACAACCTCCTCCTGCTCACACCTCAAAAATACTGCCCTTAATTTGCCAAAAGCAAGCTCCCCGGAGCAGATACCAATCAAATGCAACACATGATAATCGTGTTACTTCATCACAGGCTTCTCCACTAGACAGTCGTGTGATGCGTCCCCAGAGATTCCCTGCTGCAGGAGCAGCTCCTTATGTACCCATTAGACAATTGAGGACTCCCTGCCATGGAATTGCACCACCAGTGACAATAAGGACAGCAGTGCCGGTGTTCTCGGCACCACCACTTCCGCCACCTCATGCAATGCCCTGCCAAACAATGCGAATTCCACCCCTACGTGTGGCTCCTCCTGTTACAATGAGGCAGGCTGTACCTGTATTTTCTGCTCCACCGGTTAAGAAAGATGATCCACCGACCACTCGGAAAGAAGAATCTCCAGTCATTGTGAAAGAAGATCCTCCAATCATTGTGAAAGAAGATTCCCCAATCATTCTGAAAGAAGATCCTCCAATCATTCCGAAAGATCCTGCCGCTGTTGTTGCTCCCTGTGTGCAGAATAAACCAATAGGTCAAGTAGAGGAAACTGTAAGAGGAGCTGCCGATGATTTGGAGGAATCGAAGACAGTTAAAATCTTGGAACAACTAGAAATTTGATGGTCGTCGGGAAGAACTTAATCCGTGGGAGGTATAAGTGGTTGTGTTGGCCTCAAGTTCGTCCTGTCATATTTCTCATCTTATTATATGCTTTTTTTTCGTTGCTGTTGCCGGTCTTTTCGTTATCTTCTACCCTTTTTGTTCTGTTAAAACTTCAGTTGGGAGGTTGGTTTAGAATTAGAAAATCTCATATCTATGCTCTTCAAAAGTAGCTGTGCCAGTTATTTAAATTACTAATTCTGCATAGGGAAGTGATTTCCGCATTCCCGTGATATCCCCTGCACTCCTGTTTCTTAAAAGCCTTTGGATTGAATGAATCAAATGATAGAAACGCGAAAATAAGTGT
Encoded proteins:
- the LOC103447889 gene encoding double-stranded RNA-binding protein 2; this translates as MYKNQLQELAQRSCFNLPSYTCIREGPDHAPRFKATVNFNGEIFESPHYCTTLRQAEHSAAEVALNYLSNRGPSHSLAARILDETGVYKNLLQEIAQRVGAPLPQYTTFRSGLGHLPVFTGVVELAGITFTGEPAKNKKQAEKNAAMAAWSSLKQLAKETASSSSEPENNDELEQITIARALLNYRIKEKMTMANPTAPILFPKKFPVQNRRPTSPQPPPAHTSKILPLICQKQAPRSRYQSNATHDNRVTSSQASPLDSRVMRPQRFPAAGAAPYVPIRQLRTPCHGIAPPVTIRTAVPVFSAPPLPPPHAMPCQTMRIPPLRVAPPVTMRQAVPVFSAPPVKKDDPPTTRKEESPVIVKEDPPIIVKEDSPIILKEDPPIIPKDPAAVVAPCVQNKPIGQVEETVRGAADDLEESKTVKILEQLEI